DNA from Thioclava sp. GXIMD2076:
TGGGGGCCTTAGCTGTTGGTCAGGGTTGTTTCCCTCTCCACGACGGACGTTAGCACCCGCCGTGTGTCTGCCGATCAGTTCTTCCCGGTATTCGGAGTTTGCTTAGACTCAGTAAGGCTGTGGGCCCCCATCATCCATGCAGTGCTCTACCCCCGGGAGAATACAATCGACGCGCTACCTAAATAGCTTTCGCGGAGAACCAGCTATCTCCGAGTTTGATTGGCCTTTCACCCCTAGCCACACGTCATCCGGACCCTTTTCAACGGGTGTCGGTTCGGACCTCCAGTTGGTGTTACCCAACCTTCATCCTGCACATGGCTAGATCACTCGGTTTCGGGTCTGATCCCACGAACTCGACGCCCTGTTAAGACTCGCTTTCGCTGCGCCTACACCTATCGGCTTAAGCTTGCTCGTAAGACCAAGTCGTTGACCCATTATACAAAAGGTACGCCGTCAGAGCTCGAGGCTCCTCCGACTGCTTGTAGGCGTCCGGTTTCAGAAACTGTTTCACTCCCCTCGTCGGGGTGCTTTTCACCTTTCCCTCACGGTACTGGTTCGCTATCGGTCAGTAAGGAGTACTTAGCCTTCGAAGGTGGTCCTCCGATCTTCAGACAGGATTTCACGTGTCCCGCCCTACTTAATTCGTCCCGTTGAGCTTCGTATACGGGGCTATCACCCATATTGCTGGACATTCCAGACCATTCTACTCACTCTCAAGGCTCGGCTGATCCGCGTTCGCTCGCCACTACTAGCGGAGTATCATATTGATTTCCTTTCCTCCGGGTACTTAGATGTTTCAGTTCCCCGGGTTCGCTCTTAAAACCCTATGTATTCAGGTAATAAGTCCCTGGTTATGCAAGTTGTAAGCTACCGAAGTAATTACAACGAACATTCAGGTGGGTTTCCCCATTCGGAGATCCATGGATCAAAGCTTATTCTCAGCTCCCCATGGCTTATCGCAGAGTATCACGTCCTTCATCGCCTCTTACTGCCAAGGCATCCACCAAACGCCCTTCTCGCGCTTGATTTGATCCAGAAGAAGATAGACTTCTTCCTGTATCAAAAGCATGCATACTATATCCCGCTGACGATCCCGAAAGATCATCAACATTGGTTAGTGTACTTGACTTGAACAACATCGTTGCTTGCAGATCAAACTGCTGTCACCCGTACTTGGGCGACCCACGATGCTGATGTTTAATTTCATCTCTATATACGATATCAAACCGTCCAATCGGACGAGCAAACCGTTCAAGCTGAACGTCTTGCTGATCTGATTGGATCCAGGCCATTTTCTGGTTTCTTGCGTCGGAAGTTATGGTGGAGCCATCCGTCCAATCGTCTTGACGATTGGCGAAGCATAACTCTTAGGCTTCATCATAACAAAGCGTAGCGAGTTATGGTGGAGCCTAGGAGGATCGAACTCCTGACCTCCTGAATGCAAATCAGGCGCTCTCCCAGCTGAGCTAAGGCCCCATAAACTGTGGAAAGTGGTGGGTCGAGGAGGACTTGAACCTCCGACCTCACGCTTATCAGGCGTGCGCTCTAACCACCTGAGCTACCGACCCATTCCTGGACCGAAGCCCTTGGCATTTTTCCGACTACTGAAGAGATATGAGGACGGCCTGGCCGTATTTTGCGAGGCTCTGACTGAGCCTCATGCTAAGTGTTTCACGAGCAAGGCAAGCCAAGCTACTAGAAACATCCTTAGAAAGGAGGTGATCCAGCCGCAGGTTCCCCTACGGCTACCTTGTTACGACTTCACCCCAGTCGCTGAGCCTACCGTGGTCCGCTGCCTCCATTGCTGGTTGGCGCACGGCCGTCGGGTAGACCCAACTCCCATGGTGTGACGGGCGGTGTGTACAAGGCCCGGGAACGTATTCACCGCGTCATGCTGTTACGCGATTACTAGCGATTCCGACTTCATGGGGTCGAGTTGCAGACCCCAATCCGAACTGAGACGACTTTTTGGGATTAGCCCATTGTCATCGCCATTGTAGCACGTGTGTAGCCCAACCCGTAAGGGCCATGAGGACTTGACGTCATCCACACCTTCCTCCGACTTATCATCGGCAGTTTCCCTAGAGTGCCCAGCCGAACTGATGGCAACTAAGGACGTGGGTTGCGCTCGTTGCCGGACTTAACCGAACATCTCACGACACGAGCTGACGACAGCCATGCAGCACCTGTCACTGATCCAGCCGAACTGAAGGAAAGTGTCTCCACTAACCGCGATCAGGATGTCAAGGGTTGGTAAGGTTCTGCGCGTTGCTTCGAATTAAACCACATGCTCCACCGCTTGTGCGGGCCCCCGTCAATTCCTTTGAGTTTTAATCTTGCGACCGTACTCCCCAGGCGGAATGCTTAATCCGTTAGGTGTGTCACCGACAAGCATGCTTGCCGACGACTGGCATTCATCGTTTACGGTGTGGACTACCAGGGTATCTAATCCTGTTTGCTCCCCACACTTTCGCACCTCAGCGTCAGTATCGAGCCAGTAAGCCGCCTTCGCCACTGGTGTTCCTCCGAATATCTACGAATTTCACCTCTACACTCGGAATTCCACTTACCTCTCTCGAACTCAAGACTACCAGTATCAGAGGCCGTTCCGGGGTTGAGCCCCGGGATTTCACCCCTGACTTAATAGTCCGCCTACGTGCGCTTTACGCCCAGTAATTCCGAACAACGCTAGCCCCCTCCGTATTACCGCGGCTGCTGGCACGGAGTTAGCCGGGGCTTCTTCTGTCGCTACCGTCATTATCTTCACGACTGAAAGAGCTTTACAACCCTAAGGCCTTCATCGCTCACGCGGCATGGCTAGATCAGGCTTGCGCCCATTGTCTAAGATTCCCCACTGCTGCCTCCCGTAGGAGTCTGGGCCGTGTCTCAGTCCCAGTGTTGCTGATCATCCTCTCAAACCAGCTATAGATCGTAGACTTGGTAGGCCATTACCCCACCAACTATCTAATCTAACGCGGGCCGATCCTTTGCCGATAAATCTTTCCCCCGAAGGGCGTATACGGTATTAAACCCAGTTTCCCGGGACTATTCCGTAGCAAAGGGTACGTTCCCACGCGTTACTAACCCGTCCGCCGCTAGATCCGAAGATCTCGCTCGACTTGCATGTGTTAGGCCTGCCGCCAGCGTTCGTTCTGAGCCAGGATCAAACTCTCAAGTTGAAAGCGATTTGCATCGCTAACCTTGACGTATGAACCACTGCACATCGTCTATCCATAAAGAATAAACGCTTCTGCTTATCGTTCCACTTGCGTGATACCGACAAACAGTGAAGCTGACACTCACATCATCGAGCCGAAACCCTAGTGAGCCGATATACAGACGTTCATTTAGTCGATCATAGACCAAACCGCCCGCATATCTCTTCAGTAAAACCATCAATGTCAAAGAGCCGAAGACAAAAATCAACAGCAGCACCCAATCCCTCAGGTGCGAACCGCAAACCTCATCTTCCGAATGTCTATCGCTTTAACCACCCCAAACCGTCTCTCTCGATCCCGTCTGCCGCGGCCTCCGCGCCCCGCTGCGTCGTCTGCCGCTGCGGTGAAGCGGTATTTACGGACAACACCCAAACACCGCAACCCCTTTTTCAACGAAAATCATAAATTCATACAAAAATTCAAATAACATACTGAAATATATATATTTGTTTTTCAGACCAATACTGCCCATATTTTAACCACCGCTCCAGAAAGAGGAGTTCAGGGCGTGCTTTTCCCTCATAAGGCGGCAGAATCGCATTCATTCACACCTTTTGCACCCTCCGGCATAAGGCCGGATATGGAAAAAGCCTGCCACTATCCGGCAGGCTTTTCGAATTCTCCCGTTCTGGCGGCAAGTCAGAAGAGACGCCCCTTTGCCCGGAATATCGGCGGCACAAGCAGCACTATATAGATACAGCCACAGATAACCGTCAGTAGCCAGAAACGGGTGAAAATCATCCCCATCATCACGACCATCGCCATAAAGAGGAAGATGGTGAGCCCTTTCGGGATACGGATGGCCTTGGGCGAGATCGTCTTGATCCGCGAGATCATCAGAAGCCCCACGATCCCGACCCAGATCGCGACCGCCACCGGCATCTGGCGCGCATCGGCGATCCCCGAAAGTGTCAGGAAAACCGGCATGAGGCAGAGCCCCGCACCAGCCGGAGCGGGAACTCCGGTGAAATGGCGCATCGATTCCGGCTCGGAGCGCATCACGTTGAAGCGCGCGAGGCGCAGGCACCCTGCCCCCGCGAAGGCCAGCACAAAGACCCAACCGAGAGAATTGGTCTCGCCTAGCGCAAACTGATAGACCAGCAGCGCCGGCGCGACCCCGAAGCAGAGAAAATCGGACAGGCTGTCCAGCTCGGCCCCGAATTCGGAGGTTGCCCGTAAACGGCGGGCCAGCAGCCCGTCCATGCCATCGATCACCGCCGCCAGCACGATCAGGACTACCGCCGTCTCGAATTTGCCCGTCATTGTGAACCGGATCGAGGTCAGCCCAAGGCACATGCCCGAGATTGTGACCAGATTGGGGATCAACTGCAGGAATGGTAGCCTGTCTTCGCGCTCGGCCATCTTGCCCTCCTTAACGCTGGCCGCCCAGTCGCGGCTCTTCTGTCGATGTGAGATCAGCTAGCACGGTTTCCCCCGCAATCATCGTCTGACCGATCACAACCTGCGGCGAGACGCCTTCGGGCAGATAGATATCGAGGCGCGAGCCGAAGCGGATCAGACCGAAACGCTCGCCGGTCAGCAGGCTCTGCCCCTCCTTGGCCTCGCACAGGATGCGGCGCGCCACGAGACCCGCGATCTGCACCACACCATAGGACCGTCCGTCCTGCATCTGCACCGCCAGACCGTTGCGCTCGTTCTCGGAGCTTGCCTTGTCGAGCGACGCATTCAGGAACTTGCCCGGATGGTAGGCGACGCGGGTGATCTTGCCCTCATAGGGAAGACGGTTCACATGGCAGTTGAACACGCTCATGAAAACCGAGATGCGGGTCAGCGGCTGATCCCCCAGCCCCAGTTCGACCGGCGGCACTGCGGGCTCCAGCAGAGAGACGATCCCGTCGGCGGGCGAAACCATCAGGCCGTCACGCAGCGGCGTGACCCGCTCGGGGTCGCGGAAGAAATAGTAGCACCACACGGTGAGGCCGACACCGATCCAGCCCAGAGGCTCGCAGATCAGGAACAAGACCACCGTCACAGCGGCGAAGATCGCGACGAACTTGCGCCCCTCGCGGTGCATCGGCTTAATGAAGGTAGAAAGCATTGAGACGGACATAATGGCCCTTTCTGGTGTTTTTCCGACAGCTAGGAAAATCCGGGCGGATATGCAAACCGTATCATGCCTTTGTCGCCGCGCCCAGAGCTCTACCCGTTGCTCTGCCCGCCGCTTCGGCCGGGCGCGGGAGCGGCCCTTGTGGCCGGATATCAGGCGAGCGCGGGCCGGTCTTCCTCGGTCACGTAGCGTTCGGCGGCCTTGGCACGGCGCCGCGCCTGCACCACCAGCCCCTCGATCGGCATGCCGCGATCAAGACGCAGCCAGTCCTTTTCGATCACCGCATCAAATCCCGCAAGTTCCAACAGCTCTGCCAGATGCGCCTCGGAATGAGCATAGCGGCGCGATGGGCGCAGCAGATAGGCTTCGGCGCCATCATGGCACTCGACGGTAAACGCCAGCCGCCCATCCTCGCGAATCGCCCCCGAACACCAACCGATGATCTGCTCGAGCGCGCCAAGATAGGCAAAGACATCGGCTGCCGTGACCAGATCCCACGCATCCCGCACCGGCGCGAGTGTCCCCAGATCGCGCTTTTCAAGCACCTGATAGCACCCTTTGGCCTCGGCCTCGCGCAGCATCTCTGACGAGATATCCCAGCCTTCCAGCCACTCGACACGATCCGCAAGCGCCAGCCCCATAAGCCCCGTGCCGCAGCCCAGATCGAGCCCACGGCTGTAAGTACCCGCAAGACCTGCCGCGATCAGCTCCGGCGCGCGGTATTCGAGCTTCTCGACAAGCGATTCCTCGAAACCCGCCGCATATTGGTCGAACAGTGCCTCGACAAAAGCGACCGGCATCGCGTTGGAGAGCGAGCGTGGCATCAGCAGGTCGAGCTTCAGACTGGCGCCAAGCGTATCCGCCGGATCGAGTTCCAGAACCTGCTCGAATGCCTGCTGCGCCTGTGGCAGCCCCGCATCGGCACGGATCTCGCCCAACCGGAACCATCCCGCCACCCAGCCGGGCGCTCGCTCAAGCGCCTGCTCGTAAAGCTCGGCTGCCGCTTGAGGATCATCGGGAAGATAGGATTCGGCATAATCGGCACGGCGATCTGCCAAGAGATCGCCTGACGTCATCGCAAAGGGAATCATGTCGGTAAAACGCCTTGAGACGGAGCCAATTCTCCGTCAGCGCGCTTTATTCGACCCGTAGGACAAGTCAAGAAAATATGCACCACCAGAGAGACGCGCTTACTTGCGCCGCACGAGATAGGTGAGCACCTCGCCCCTCTCCTCTGCGCGGATCATCTCATGGCCCGTTTGCGCGCAGAAATGTGGAACATCCACCCATGAGGCGCCATCGGTTGCTTCCAGAAGCGCCACGGCCCCCGAGGGTAGCCCCTCGAGAACCTTACGCAACCGCAGCACCGGCAGCGGGCACAAAAGCCCCTTGGCATCGATCCATGTCGTATCATCATCCATGCCTCGAAGATGGGGATGTAGGCGAGTGTTGTCTACCGCTCTTTTATCCGCGTGAACATCTTCGTGACCGTCGCCGATAAGGGAAGTGACCGACACAGAAATCTAATGTATGCGATCTTGCATGTTAGATGCACAGCTTGTCCTTGATGCCGCCTTCCTCCCTGCCCTGCTTATTGCGGTGCTGGCAGGAGTTTTGTCCTTCCTCAGCCCCTGCGTGCTGCCGATCGTCCCACCTTATCTTGCCTTCATGGGCGGGGTATCGGTCTCGGATATGCAGGGCGGCCAATCGAGCGCGCGCGGCAAGGCGCTGCTGGCGGCGGTGTTCTTTGTTCTGGGATTGTCGACGGTATTCCTGCTCATGGGCATTTCGGCCTCTGCGCTCGGTCGCGCGCTTGGTCCCTACCAGGAATGGCTCACGAAAGGCGCAGCCATCGTCGTGATGGTCTTTGGCGCGCATTTTATCGGCGTATTCCGCATCGGGTTCATGGATCGCGAGGCACGTTTCAACACCGGCGATACGGGTGGCTCGGCACTGGGGGCCTATGTGCTGGGGCTTGCCTTTGCGTTCGGGTGGACCCCCTGCCTCGGCCCGATCCTCGGGGCGATCCTCAGCGTGGCAGCCTCCGGCAGCGATGTAACACGCGGGGCCGGGTTGCTGGCTGCCTATGCGGTGGGTCTGGGCATTCCCTTCCTGCTGGTCGCCGCCTTCTTTCCCAAGCTTCAGGGAGTGATGCGCTGGATGAAACGGCATATGGGCCGGATCGAGAAGATCTCGGGGCTACTTCTATGGACCGTCGGTCTGATGATGCTGACCGGCCAGTTCACCGATTTCAGCTTCTGGCTGCTCGACACCTTCCCCTTCCTCGCGGTGATCGGCTGACCTCCCCCGATCATATGGATTCTACGGCCTGCCCCCCGAATAACTCGTCAAATATTGGGGTATTTTAATACCTAAATTGTAAGACTTTGTTTTATATCAATTTTATAGCAATCAATGGGCTTGCTTTTAATCTGAAGATCGTGGAAAAGCCCCCAATCTGAATTCACAACCCGTCAAGGGACGATCTTATGAACACCTATACCGCAAAACCGGCGGAGATCGAAAAGAAGTGGATCCTGATCGACGCTGAAGGCGTCGTTCTGGGCCGCCTCGCGTCGATCGTCGCAATGCGTCTGCGTGGCAAGCACAAAGCCACCTTCACGCCGCACATGGACATGGGCGACAATGTCATCATCATCAACGCCGACAAGGTGCAGATGACTGGCAAGAAGCGCGAAGACAAGACCTACTACTGGCACACCAACCACCCGGGCGGGATCAAGTCGCGCACCGCGCGCCAGATCCTCGAGGGCAACCACCCCGAGCGCGTCGTGATCAAAGCCGTCGAGCGTATGATCTCGCGTAACCGTCTGGGCCGCGCCCAGATGTCGAACCTGCGCGTCTATGCCGGTGCCGCGCACCCGCATGAAGCACAGTCGCCCGAAGTTCTCGACGTCAAGTCGCTGAACAAAAAGAACACCCGGAGCTGATCATGGCTGAAGAACTCAAATCCCTCGACGATCTGAAGTCGGCCGTATCGGGCGTTGAAACTGCTGGCGAAACCACTGTTTCGATCCACCGCGAGCCCGTCCGTGATGCGCAAGGCCGCTCCTACGCGACCGGCAAGCGTAAAGACGCAGTTGCACGCGTGTGGGTCAAGCCGGGCACCGGCAAGGTCACCGTGAACGGCAAAGAGATGAAGGAATACTTCGCTCGCCCCGTTCTGCAGCTGATCGTGAACCAGCCCTTCGGCATCGCAGGCGTGGAAGGCGAATTCGACGTCTACGCGACTGTTGTTGGCGGCGGTCTGTCGGGTCAAGCAGGTGCCGTGAAGCACGGTATCTCGAAAGCCCTTCAGGTATACGAACCCGCTCTACGCCCGGCGCTGAAAGCCGCAGGCTTCCTGACCCGCGACTCGCGCGTTGTTGAACGTAAGAAGTTCGGTAAGCGCAAAGCACGCCGTTCGTTCCAGTTCTCGAAGCGCTAATCTTCGCGACAATACTTTCCGAAAAGGGCCTGCCGCCGCGCAGGCCCTTTTCTTATGTCCGGACCCACACGGTCATATTTCTCACAAAGAGCGTAATTTTAGGCCGCCTGACCTTCCGATAAACCTTTGTTAACCATTCGTTGACGAAAAACAGATTGTGTTTTCCACAAGGCAACGTCTATTGTCGTAATTATGTTGGTGTATCGTCACGCGATGTGACCCACACCCACGGATTTCGCTGACTTCCGGTCGGAAGGTCTGCGCGGCACTCGCGCGGCCCCGTCCAGGATCAACCGATTGGCCGCAAGGCCGTAGCCACGCCGGGCAACCCGCTCATGGGAAGAACGGCAACAGTTTGGGGGCAGATCTTAGGGTCCTACCCCGCTTTTAGGATGAAACGCGATGACGCGAGTGGATAGACCAAGGAAGATGTCGGGCAGGCCAAACGCCGCCGCCTTCCCTCTGGCACCTCGCGCTCACGCCCCAAAAACAGACCACAGACCCCGCCCGCCCGGCTTATGCCGCGTGCGGGTGCCTCTGTGGGAAAGCAGGATAAATGGCAAAGAAGATGCTGATCGATGCCACGCACGCGGAAGAAACCCGCGTGGTGGTTGTGGACGGGAATAAAGTCGAGGAATTCGATTTCGAGACGATAAACAAGCGCCAACTCGCGGGAAATATCTACCTCGCGAAAGTGACGCGGGTCGAGCCCTCGCTTCAGGCAGCGTTCGTTGATTACGGCGGAAACCGCCACGGATTCCTCGCATTCGCCGAGATCCACCCCGATTACTACCAGATTCCCTCCGCTGACCGCGAGGCGCTCCTGGCCGAAGAACAGGCCATGGCGCAATCCGATGACGAGGAAGAGGACAAACCACAGCGTTCGCGCCGCCGTCGCCGCTCTTCCCGCAAGGATGACAGCCCCGCAGCTCAGGCCGAAGCCGCTGCCGCAGATGAAACTCTGCGTTCGGAAGACATTCCGGGCATGGGTGTTGCCGATCCGACCGACGAGGACGACCAGCACGAGGATCAGGGCTCGCTTGACGATCTCTCGGATGATCAGGATGACGATAACGCCTCCGAGAGCGATGACGATATCGAGTCGGTTGCCGAAGAAGATGTAACCGAAGAGATCCGCCGTCCGCGCAAGCCCCGCGCACGCCGCTTCAAGATTCAGGAAGTCATCAAGGTCCGCCAGATCATGCTGGTCCAGGTCGTCAAGGAAGAGCGCGGAAACAAAGGCGCGGCCCTGACCACCTATCTCTCGCTTGCAGGCCGTTACTGCGTTCTGATGCCCAACACCGCGCGTGGTGGCGGCATCTCGCGCAAGATCACTAATGCACCCGACCGCAAGAAACTCAAGGAAATCGCCTCGGAACTGTCAGTTCCGCAGGGCGCGGGCCTCATCATCCGCACGGCCGGCGCTCAGCGCACCAAGACCGAGATCCGCCGCGATTACGAATACCTTATCCGCATGTGGCAGCAGATCCGCGAACTGACGATGAAATCGGTCGCCCCTGCCCCCATCTATGAGGAAGGCGATCTGATCAAACGCTCGATCCGCGATCTCTACTCCAAGGATATCGACGAGGTTCTGGTCGAGGGCGAGCGCGGCTACCGTGCGGCCAAAGACTTCATGCGGATGATCATGCCCTCGCATGCGAAGAACGTGAAGCACTATGCCGAGGCGCTGCCGCTTTTCGCGCGCTATCAGGTCGAGGGCTATCTGGCCTCGATGTTCAACCCCGTAGTGCAGCTGAAATCCGGCGGTTATCTGGTGATCGGCGTGACCGAGGCCCTCGTGGCCATCGACGTCAACTCTGGCCGTGCCACCAAAGAAGGCTCGATCGAGGAGACTGCGCTCAAGACCAATCTCGAGGCCGCGGAAGAGGTCGCCCGTCAGGTGCGCCTGCGCGACCTTGCCGGTCTGATCGTCATCGACTTCATCGATATGGACGAGCGCAAGAACAACACCGCCGTCGAAAAGCGGATGAAAGACAAGCTCAAGACCGACCGCGCCCGCATCCAGGTGGGCCGTATCTCGGGCTTTGGCCTGATGGAAATGTCGCGCCAGCGTCTGCGCCCGGGGATGATCGAATCCACGACGCAGCCCTGCTCGCATTGCCACGGCACGGGCCTCATCCGCTCGGATGACAGTATGGCGCTGCAGGTCCTGCGCGCAATCGAGGAAGAAGCTACCCGCAAACGCGCCCGCGAGGTGCTGGTGCGTGTGCCGGTCGCCGTGGCCAACTTCCTGATCAACCAGAAGCGAGAGCATATCGCGCTGATCGAGAGCCGCTATGGTCTGTCTGTGCGTATCGAGGCGGATCCGGCGCTTGTCTCGCCCGATTACACGCTCGAGAAGTTCAAGACGGCCACGCGTGTGGTGGCGGAAGTGACCTCGAATGTGGTCCATGCCAGTGCCGAATTCATGACCGAGCTCGAGGAGTTCGACGCCGCCATCGACGCGGAAACGGCGGATGCGGAAGACGAGGACGCACCGGAGACCCTGACAGACACTCCGAGCGATACGACCAGCGAAGAAGGCCCGAAGAAAAAGAAACGCCGCCGTCGTCGCCGCCGGAAGTCCAACGGTGAGCAGAACGGTATCGAGGGTGAGTCGGATGACGAGAGCGCCGAGGATGCGGACGACCTCTCCGAAGAGAGCGCGGAAGACGAGACGGTAGACACCGAAGAGGCCTCCAAACCGAAACGTTCGCGTTCCCGCTCGCGCCGCCGCTCGAAATCGGATGCGGACACCGATGCCGAAGCGGATGCCGAGCCTCAAAAGGCGGAAGAGGCAGCGGAGCAACCGGCTGAAGA
Protein-coding regions in this window:
- the pssA gene encoding CDP-diacylglycerol--serine O-phosphatidyltransferase, with the translated sequence MAEREDRLPFLQLIPNLVTISGMCLGLTSIRFTMTGKFETAVVLIVLAAVIDGMDGLLARRLRATSEFGAELDSLSDFLCFGVAPALLVYQFALGETNSLGWVFVLAFAGAGCLRLARFNVMRSEPESMRHFTGVPAPAGAGLCLMPVFLTLSGIADARQMPVAVAIWVGIVGLLMISRIKTISPKAIRIPKGLTIFLFMAMVVMMGMIFTRFWLLTVICGCIYIVLLVPPIFRAKGRLF
- a CDS encoding phosphatidylserine decarboxylase, whose amino-acid sequence is MSVSMLSTFIKPMHREGRKFVAIFAAVTVVLFLICEPLGWIGVGLTVWCYYFFRDPERVTPLRDGLMVSPADGIVSLLEPAVPPVELGLGDQPLTRISVFMSVFNCHVNRLPYEGKITRVAYHPGKFLNASLDKASSENERNGLAVQMQDGRSYGVVQIAGLVARRILCEAKEGQSLLTGERFGLIRFGSRLDIYLPEGVSPQVVIGQTMIAGETVLADLTSTEEPRLGGQR
- a CDS encoding methyltransferase domain-containing protein, encoding MADRRADYAESYLPDDPQAAAELYEQALERAPGWVAGWFRLGEIRADAGLPQAQQAFEQVLELDPADTLGASLKLDLLMPRSLSNAMPVAFVEALFDQYAAGFEESLVEKLEYRAPELIAAGLAGTYSRGLDLGCGTGLMGLALADRVEWLEGWDISSEMLREAEAKGCYQVLEKRDLGTLAPVRDAWDLVTAADVFAYLGALEQIIGWCSGAIREDGRLAFTVECHDGAEAYLLRPSRRYAHSEAHLAELLELAGFDAVIEKDWLRLDRGMPIEGLVVQARRRAKAAERYVTEEDRPALA
- a CDS encoding sulfurtransferase TusA family protein, which gives rise to MDDDTTWIDAKGLLCPLPVLRLRKVLEGLPSGAVALLEATDGASWVDVPHFCAQTGHEMIRAEERGEVLTYLVRRK
- a CDS encoding cytochrome c biogenesis protein CcdA; translation: MLDAQLVLDAAFLPALLIAVLAGVLSFLSPCVLPIVPPYLAFMGGVSVSDMQGGQSSARGKALLAAVFFVLGLSTVFLLMGISASALGRALGPYQEWLTKGAAIVVMVFGAHFIGVFRIGFMDREARFNTGDTGGSALGAYVLGLAFAFGWTPCLGPILGAILSVAASGSDVTRGAGLLAAYAVGLGIPFLLVAAFFPKLQGVMRWMKRHMGRIEKISGLLLWTVGLMMLTGQFTDFSFWLLDTFPFLAVIG
- the rplM gene encoding 50S ribosomal protein L13, translating into MNTYTAKPAEIEKKWILIDAEGVVLGRLASIVAMRLRGKHKATFTPHMDMGDNVIIINADKVQMTGKKREDKTYYWHTNHPGGIKSRTARQILEGNHPERVVIKAVERMISRNRLGRAQMSNLRVYAGAAHPHEAQSPEVLDVKSLNKKNTRS
- the rpsI gene encoding 30S ribosomal protein S9, whose translation is MAEELKSLDDLKSAVSGVETAGETTVSIHREPVRDAQGRSYATGKRKDAVARVWVKPGTGKVTVNGKEMKEYFARPVLQLIVNQPFGIAGVEGEFDVYATVVGGGLSGQAGAVKHGISKALQVYEPALRPALKAAGFLTRDSRVVERKKFGKRKARRSFQFSKR
- a CDS encoding ribonuclease E/G: MAKKMLIDATHAEETRVVVVDGNKVEEFDFETINKRQLAGNIYLAKVTRVEPSLQAAFVDYGGNRHGFLAFAEIHPDYYQIPSADREALLAEEQAMAQSDDEEEDKPQRSRRRRRSSRKDDSPAAQAEAAAADETLRSEDIPGMGVADPTDEDDQHEDQGSLDDLSDDQDDDNASESDDDIESVAEEDVTEEIRRPRKPRARRFKIQEVIKVRQIMLVQVVKEERGNKGAALTTYLSLAGRYCVLMPNTARGGGISRKITNAPDRKKLKEIASELSVPQGAGLIIRTAGAQRTKTEIRRDYEYLIRMWQQIRELTMKSVAPAPIYEEGDLIKRSIRDLYSKDIDEVLVEGERGYRAAKDFMRMIMPSHAKNVKHYAEALPLFARYQVEGYLASMFNPVVQLKSGGYLVIGVTEALVAIDVNSGRATKEGSIEETALKTNLEAAEEVARQVRLRDLAGLIVIDFIDMDERKNNTAVEKRMKDKLKTDRARIQVGRISGFGLMEMSRQRLRPGMIESTTQPCSHCHGTGLIRSDDSMALQVLRAIEEEATRKRAREVLVRVPVAVANFLINQKREHIALIESRYGLSVRIEADPALVSPDYTLEKFKTATRVVAEVTSNVVHASAEFMTELEEFDAAIDAETADAEDEDAPETLTDTPSDTTSEEGPKKKKRRRRRRRKSNGEQNGIEGESDDESAEDADDLSEESAEDETVDTEEASKPKRSRSRSRRRSKSDADTDAEADAEPQKAEEAAEQPAEETAPEDSPKPKRTRSRSRSRSRKDETEAASEASANTVENAPVQAEEAPVAEAAPAPAEQPAAEPVAEASADEGLAEIAAPAAPVAQAETTPEPAPEPAMAEDQPDAPTAPKRRGWWNAGN